In Ascaphus truei isolate aAscTru1 chromosome 2, aAscTru1.hap1, whole genome shotgun sequence, the genomic stretch CAGATATCAGTACTGATAACTGTGAGAGTAATGTCACAGACAGGTTTGATAAACCTACACTGACTGAAGAAACCTGTACAAAAATCAGTTGTATGACGGATGCTGAACCTGTGCTTGATGAGTCTTTTAAGTCATTGCCTTCTGAAGAAAGGTCCATAGTGTCTACCAATGAATTTGCTGTCCAGGAAGATGTGTCAGAAGAAATGCATGTGCTAGTGCAGTATGAGGATGCCGCCTGTGCAGGGAAAGATAATTTGGACTTCCAGGACAATTTACAAACACAATTGGTTGATCCAGTGCAATCCAGTGATACGTCTATAAACCATAGTGGCCTCACTGCACTGGAATCTCTGTTACAGGAATCTGTTGAGTCTTTGCAGCCCAACAATATTTCCAAGGCCGATGGCTTACTTGAACAAGAAAAATTGTTGGCACAACAGCATGAatttatttatgagaataatTCCTGTGTAACTAAACATGATCGGAGGAGCCAGGATAATTTGCCAGTGTTACCAATACAGTCAGAAAGACTTGCAACATGTGACGAGACTAACTTATTGAGTATAAATGTAGCCATACATGAGCAGTTGGCACAAAAAAATGGTAATTTGGAGAATACAGCCATTAAAGAGAACAGATTACCAGAACATGTCCATTTTGAAGAGTTCGAGAAAAGTGTGTCAGTTGTGTGGGAAGAAAAGCAAGTTATGGAAGAACATTTGTCAGATGCCACTGTAACACCTGCATCTAAAGACATTGAGGAAACTTCAGAGCAATTGGGCACCTGTTCTTCTTTAACGTTTAGCGATGCACACACTGTCAAACATATTGATGAATCTATGGAATGGGAAACTACAGACACAAAAGATAATCTTTCAAAATCTGGGTTACAATTGCTGGAACAACATAAATCTACAATACCGAATAAATGGGGAACGTCTCCTGTTATCAGCAATGATGCTAAACAACAAACAAATATTAACCATGACCAAACTGAAAAAGATTCTGAAGCTGAAAAGAAGTTTGCATCCACTTTAATTTTACCAACTGATCAAGATTACATGACCCGTCCCATTATCTCTTGCAACACAAGGAATATTAATTCTGATATAATAGGACATTCAGAAAGACAGCTGCCACTAAAACAAGAAATCCATAGTGAAAGCCAACTAAGGGTCTTGCCTAAATCCCTCCGTGTCGGAGAGGAAGATTCTTTGTGTAGTAGTGTAATAGGCACTGACATATTTGCTTCACTCTTTGAAATTCATAGTGGGCGGGAAAATGAGAAACAGGACTGCGGAAAGGAGACAGAGAAGCAAGTTCCTGAATTGTCAAATACAGACCAAAATGAGGAAACAATTGAAAGTCTGGATTGCAGTAACCCTACATCTATTGATAGCATATCAATTGAAGAGCAGACTGCAGACATATGCACAAACCTTCGCCATGAATCACATGCAGAAGCTGAAGTTGAACACTTGCATGAAACGGATAATGTAGTGGAAGATGAACAAAGCGATATCTCTTCTACAGATGCTGCCATACCACGGTCTTCTCGTACAGTTTGTAACAAACTACAGATTTCTCCGGTGGAAGGAAAAATGAATGAATCTGAGCTACTGCCAATACAGTCGGTCACTTCTAATAGGAACAATACAAGGGATTCCCAACCCGTATCTAGCAATTTTGAAAGCATGGATGGTTCTTTAAAAAATGCGGCCAAAGATAAATCGTTTATTCCTTTGTGTGACAAACAACCTCAAAAAAATTATTTGCATAGGGAGCCTAAATGCACTGCTGAATCTAATATCCTCCTGCCTTGTGCTAAAGGAGTTTCTGCAAGATTTAGGGAGACAGTGGGGAAAGGGATTTACCATGACACCTGTGTCTCTCCAGTTGCAGATCGCAATTCTTACTTTTGCAAAGATAGCAGCCAGATAGCGGAGGACAATCCAAATACAGAAAATGAAAAGTATCCTAGGGAAGTGGCAGATAGTAAGGACACAAAAGCAGACTTCATAAACAATGATCTGCGTGAAGCACTTACACAGCTTAAAGTATCTTGCACTGGGTCAAATGCTGAAGGTTCACCCGACAAAATTCTCCACTTAGTACCTGTGAGTACTGATCAATTTACCTTGAAAAGTGCAGACAAGATGGTTAACCCCCTCAAGGAAGATAATTTAAAAGTGATGCCTGTACTAACCCAGAAAGAGTTACAAAACCTTGAAGCGGAAACATCAAAGAAGGGTAGTGACGTAAGGATTACAGAAGTGTTTGGGGAGAAGCATTTGAATATGGGCAAAAGTAAGGTTCCTGTAGATAGTGACGAATCGGAAGATGAGTTTTTTTTACGTAAAGTAAACTATGCAAAGATCTCTAATTCAAAATGTCTGTCTAAATCCACTGCAAGTATAAGTGATGATTGTGAAATCCCATTGATCAATACAGTTAACAATAATAGCACTGGTCACTTAGAGAAGGAACGTCCACCAAAGATGGCTACATTTGCTGAAGTATCCCTCGACTTGAAAAACCAAATGCCTAAAATAGAAGATAACCAAGATAATGTTTCAAAAAGTAAAAACATGCAAAAAGATGAACTGAAATGCAGTGAATTTCCCAGTGCAAAAATACAGTCTGATGGTGAAGCCCAAAGAGAGCCAGATTGTAGGTTATTTACAGAACGCTGTTCTCCGCGGATCATTTCACTACCAGAGGTGACCGTCTCCAATTGTGCTGACGCCGAGAATAACCCAGTAGTCAAACACCACAAAACCGTTTCTGTAACATTGGTGACAGACCACATTGAAGAACCCACTTATGGAGAAAATACAGAACAACATCCATCTGATGACCGAGAAAAGAAAGGGTGTCCTCTACAAGAATCAAATGGGCAACaggttgttttttctttttctgatcATTTGCAATCGGAACAAAGTAGCAGTGTTACAAAAGCAGCCAGTAGTGTTGCTCAAGAAAGCTGCAGAAAATCACTTCCTGGAAAAAACTTGATATGGAATTTTAAAATGTCCGACGATTTTATTGATCCCCGAGAAGCTTCTGTTACTTCTGAACCACACAAAAGCCTTTTTGGACAGTGCAGCGTAAATCTAGAATTAAATCTGAAAAAAATAGATGGGCCCAACAATTTGGCAAATGCGATGCCTAATACTTCAGCGGGGAGAAGAGAAAACCAGCCTTTACATAATGTTTCTCGCGTTAGAACAAATTCTCAAAACAGTCAAATGGGACAGACCGTGTTAGCAAACGCTGACACATCTACCAAAACAAAATATTCACCTGAAACAATCAATAAAGTAAGATCAGAAATGGGTCCACCACTGCCACCATTATTGCCCCCTCTGTTGGCAACTCCTCCAAGAAGTCTGCGCCCTGTGTCCCCCTTTATGTCTTCCTCAAGTCGTTCATCCTTGCCGTCTCCTCTAGATGACCTGATTTCTCCACTGCGGGACACTCCGGTTCTGCCACTAATGTCACCGCTATCTGACCACCTGAGATACAAATCTCCTCTGTTTACCACACCCTCCCCCACAGAGAACACAAACAGAAGAATTCTATCTTCACCTTTGCAGTTTTGTGCGGCGACCCCAAAACATGCCCTTCCAGTGCCTGGGAGGCTGCCTCCCTCTGCAGTCGGAAGCTCGACGCCCCACGTTCAGGAAAATTCTGTGAAAATCTTGGACACTATGTATCCTGAGTTGTCAGCACGAGCAAGAACCTTGAACATACTCAAAGGCAACATTCAGCTCAACAGGTGCTTGCCTGGAGACGGCAAAAGTTTGCCTGTGCCTATTAGCCAGATAACCGGTTTTAAAGCCATTACATCCACTTCAACAGCTTTCATTAAAACGGGAAGCAACTCAAATTCAAAAATGAATAGTAGCAAAGACAAACTAAGGGATTGCCAAAGTCTAAGGCCTTGCAGCAACTTTATTTCAGAGAATAAAAGGGGTATGAATTCTGTCCCCATGCCAAAAAGCGCCAAACGATTACGAATGGATAGCGAGTCCCCAGTCACGGAAAATATTAAAGACTGTTTCACAACTCCTGTCAGTAGGAATCTGGACGTAGAAATACCGGACGAGTCTTGCAACACTGACTGTGATTCTGAGTTGCCTGCACACATTGCGGAAGGCACAGATGCGAATGAAGACGCAGtgaaaaatgcacttaaaaaagtAGAAGCGCTGTGCTTTGACCTTCTACCTGTAATTCGGAGCCATGTTCATGTGGGAAATATTCCCCAGGTTCCAGTGATGAGAGACGAGGAGAAACAAGTCATTGCTGAATTTAGCAGTGTCAAAAAGGTAAGCTGCTCTCTTGCCGTTCAGAGGTGCACAAAACTACTTTGTGTACACAATTTGCAGATGGTATTAATAGATGAATGCTGCTACATACAACATTCCAACATTTTAATACACATGCTGTAGGGTTGACCAGTCTGATGCTGGTCAAGAACTTTATGTATCAAATGTAATTTTACAGTCGCAAAAAAAGCAAAACTTTAAATCTCTAACTTTGCATGCCTAATATCACTTAATGGATTTCTCAAACAATCAGACATGATACCATACTAGAAAATGACATTTATGACAATGTTAGATTGGCATGTAGATATGAACAATTTGAACTCTGTAAACCAAAGAGAAAAAACGCTACTTTAAGCCTCTTATTTCTTTTTCTCTTCCATTCTTCCTTTGTAGAACTGGTTCAGCTGCATTTACAATAGAAGCAATTAGACATTGAggttttttttgggagggggggggggttggggtgttgGTTAAATTTGATATGGGCTTGTGGGTTTGTCAACTGATATTGTCATTTTATATGCAGACTCAATTGTACAATTGCATACGTTTTTAATTATCGCCCAGTATGTCAATATATTTCCCTTATAATTTATGGTAATAGGCCTTGCACAACACACACTTTATTTTCCCTATGCTGCTAAATTGAATAGATATATCCAGCAGCTTTGATGCAAGAACATAAATCTGAATTCAGTGTATGTAATGTGTATTTCTGAATTGTATACAGGATTTAGCAGAGCCTTTTCTACATGCTATTCTAAAGAAACTGAAGACTGAAAAGGGTTCCTTGGACAGCAAGTATCTCCAAGCTCTCTGCAGAGTTTACGTAGGGATGTGTCGTCAGCTTGGAGACCTGGAAAGAGCTCGTCTTCTCTGTTATAATATACTTAAGGAAGGTACGGAAGCAATGGCCTTGTAAAACTGTGTTAAGGTAGTTTTGCTAAAAGAAAACCAGTACACCTTTTCAACCTCAACATTTTTCAAGGGTCACTGtaacaatttaatgaataactAACTAgatgtgtaatatacagtacttgaAAGGTTTAGCTGTCTAACTTCTAATGCTTAACCGTTACACGAGATTTTAGGGTTGAACTCTTTGAAACTACATCACTGTAGTTCTTGTTCCCATTTCACTATCTTGTGAGTTCAACTTTCTACCAAACCAAGTATAAACTGTGGAGCAGGATAATGGCACCATGTTAAAATGTTGCATTGAAATGTCTAAATATAATTGTAGTCTGAATAGTTGACATTTTGAATTGGCCAAGTGCACTTTCAAAAGCTTGTATTGGTTCTCTGTTTATTATGTGATtgtacaacaacaacaaaatagaTAGCAACTGTAGTGCCCAAAATTCAGAGGGTGCCACTTAAGGTATCGCAAATTAACTAAAATGTATTGGCATAGCTTCCATTCCTAAACTTTTTATATTTATTCCAGTTTAGTAGATGTTATAGATTACTTTTAATACCTCCTATTGTCAATCTTGATGCACATTCTTCCCATTGTTGGTTGTCATTACACTAATAGAAGTTTAATTTGAAAATTCAAAACCTCAGCATAACTAGGTGCGTAGagattcccaaaatgcattgaaCATGGTTGCAAAATTATTCCTGGCAAACCGGTTCACATTTCTACCATCAAATACCAATGAATCGCTGCTCTGTCATACAATTTAATCTCATGATGCTATATCCCATCGAGACCCTGAAATTAGGCTTTTGCTGAAAAACTAAGGGATAACGTTCACTCTCAAAAGCCCTATTTTGGGTCCTTTTGCGAGTAAGCACTGAGCTGCAACCttttatgatttaaaaaaaaaaaggggggggggatccaTGTGCATGGTTTGCCATTTGTGCGAAAGCTTTGCAAAATTTCTAGCATACACACTGGCTCTCCCACACCTCCCTTACTCCTCCCATCTCCCTGCTCTGAGTGACAACAACCTCTTCTGCTCCCGTTCCCCATCTCATTGCTCTAACAGAAACCTGGCTCTCACAACATGACACTGCAGTGGAGGCTGCAGTCCTATGTGGTCTCTCACACCCCACACTCCAGTGGCCGCTGCGGAGGGATAGGTAGTCTCCTCCCGCAACCAATATCGGCTCTATCCCATGCCTCAATCAATCTCTTGCTTTCTCTTCCTTTGCTGTTCACACTGTCCAACTTTTCTACCCTCTTTCTCAGAAGGTGACTTATCTACAGACCACCTACCTCTACATCAACATGCACCTTCCTCTCTGACTTTAAATCCTGACTTTCCTTCTTTTTCACCTCTGACTCTCCTATCTTTTTACTGGGGAACTTCGACTGTCTCATGGTCTCTAAGTTTCTTTTCCATCTCACATTTAACCTCCTCTTTTGGTTTCCACCAATGGACATAGAGTTGGAAGTTTTTTAGCTGATCTTCTCTCTTCCGTCTAGCACAGGGTTGCGCAAACTTCTTAAACTGCGCCCGCTGCCCGGCAGCTGCAGAGATCGTGCCCCCCCTCCAaggactcggcgtcaaatgacagagcgggtcatgtgacgtcacatgacccactgTGTCATTTGACACGCATTGCCATGACGACACATGACAttaccccgcagtgtcatttgatgctgtgtcGCCGAAGACCCCGCAGAGACAGGTAAGGGagttagaggcctcacgcctcccctccacccccaaccccgcctccagtatgcgcaccgctgctgtagcaCATGCCCTCTCGATCCTatccctcacaccttatcagagCTGTTCACcctgtcttaggcctcggccatgttaactgctggcggaagcgtgcggaggcgcgctccctctcagcactgagcccctactgccgcaattagagcggctatagtaggggctcacctgcgcttccttAAGGGAATTTAaaaggtcttaggggaatttaaaattccccgcttgccccctgacggcccgctgacagcgcgtgcggtaagcaaccgcaaggcccgggaaagcacccgctttccctgagcctcagcgcgcctcagcgagccagcagggagcatggactcagcctaagtccCCATTCTCACCCACATGTTCAATTCCTCCTTGTCCTCTGGCACATTCCCCTTTTCCTTTATGCATGCAGTGATCACACCTATTTCCAAAAACAACTTACA encodes the following:
- the ICE1 gene encoding little elongation complex subunit 1 isoform X2, whose product is MMPGETHSKPTSIGSEAAGTCQNCTALQQNLNEYVAALIALKQKIIETDHLLREYQQKCDELLFSERENDTLRCQLEQMLQKISPQEQNQEELQSLRAELQEKKSSLKIYQQTQVEYIRVKEECAKRDLGRKKLEAKLKKMEEAAAKHNQDFKQLKMEKKGLERELKKTQEKLNGFPKVKRNKAMKNAQTQIANEETVNVDKRKIKLLLEELWGCVDCSTDKSQNDLKMLEKSGRKGRKQKSSDEGKMPPSHSSPLALGPMLINPAPLPVIQAPCQPNRGKESKANKSFDEAVPDCNGDSAFYEDKTTDLFVPRDLIDSNSECSDIENNESDYFLEILDWAKPLPPLLSPVRYSPSITQEDLFGEYTDSSDEDRGSSTERHSPKILLNGTIESLQSDINRACAPEQTDSVSCLHTPDVFEKVTEIDNGSDCINVNIAVAVPPENVTSKTAACPASENLKQHSMATEMQQNRGAILDDPVALLHSEVMQSEDGACSSNNILTVCKDLNATSVSLCSMDVTSSPLLDTRDCNDDSLVLQSKYPANVSDISTDNCESNVTDRFDKPTLTEETCTKISCMTDAEPVLDESFKSLPSEERSIVSTNEFAVQEDVSEEMHVLVQYEDAACAGKDNLDFQDNLQTQLVDPVQSSDTSINHSGLTALESLLQESVESLQPNNISKADGLLEQEKLLAQQHEFIYENNSCVTKHDRRSQDNLPVLPIQSERLATCDETNLLSINVAIHEQLAQKNGNLENTAIKENRLPEHVHFEEFEKSVSVVWEEKQVMEEHLSDATVTPASKDIEETSEQLGTCSSLTFSDAHTVKHIDESMEWETTDTKDNLSKSGLQLLEQHKSTIPNKWGTSPVISNDAKQQTNINHDQTEKDSEAEKKFASTLILPTDQDYMTRPIISCNTRNINSDIIGHSERQLPLKQEIHSESQLRVLPKSLRVGEEDSLCSSVIGTDIFASLFEIHSGRENEKQDCGKETEKQVPELSNTDQNEETIESLDCSNPTSIDSISIEEQTADICTNLRHESHAEAEVEHLHETDNVVEDEQSDISSTDAAIPRSSRTVCNKLQISPVEGKMNESELLPIQSVTSNRNNTRDSQPVSSNFESMDGSLKNAAKDKSFIPLCDKQPQKNYLHREPKCTAESNILLPCAKGVSARFRETVGKGIYHDTCVSPVADRNSYFCKDSSQIAEDNPNTENEKYPREVADSKDTKADFINNDLREALTQLKVSCTGSNAEGSPDKILHLVPVSTDQFTLKSADKMVNPLKEDNLKVMPVLTQKELQNLEAETSKKGSDVRITEVFGEKHLNMGKSKVPVDSDESEDEFFLRKVNYAKISNSKCLSKSTASISDDCEIPLINTVNNNSTGHLEKERPPKMATFAEVSLDLKNQMPKIEDNQDNVSKSKNMQKDELKCSEFPSAKIQSDGEAQREPDCRLFTERCSPRIISLPEVTVSNCADAENNPVVKHHKTVSVTLVTDHIEEPTYGENTEQHPSDDREKKGCPLQESNGQQVVFSFSDHLQSEQSSSVTKAASSVAQESCRKSLPGKNLIWNFKMSDDFIDPREASVTSEPHKSLFGQCSVNLELNLKKIDGPNNLANAMPNTSAGRRENQPLHNVSRVRTNSQNSQMGQTVLANADTSTKTKYSPETINKVRSEMGPPLPPLLPPLLATPPRSLRPVSPFMSSSSRSSLPSPLDDLISPLRDTPVLPLMSPLSDHLRYKSPLFTTPSPTENTNRRILSSPLQFCAATPKHALPVPGRLPPSAVGSSTPHVQENSVKILDTMYPELSARARTLNILKGNIQLNRCLPGDGKSLPVPISQITGFKAITSTSTAFIKTGSNSNSKMNSSKDKLRDCQSLRPCSNFISENKRGMNSVPMPKSAKRLRMDSESPVTENIKDCFTTPVSRNLDVEIPDESCNTDCDSELPAHIAEGTDANEDAVKNALKKVEALCFDLLPVIRSHVHVGNIPQVPVMRDEEKQVIAEFSSVKKDLAEPFLHAILKKLKTEKGSLDSKYLQALCRVYVGMCRQLGDLERARLLCYNILKEDYPEPDKLLLFILNTWKDIFSMHGVISKAMQALLKHLAKGDVLTCLSAYLNWEKSPPVSVNIVLSSVLMAIQFCADMKFQPSEQFGEDLTDSIWEYVFAVDLLCCHHKWMWTHDNVISKELWPILDKWVKRKKGYVNIAFIPDMIVATVLRLVGRLCHMGLKEGFVTAVKNISSVIVAFIQHAKEEDMSWSVQLASVYMLCDLAPSDPAVIHETLQAWRRTATNRIPPAVTTGIAEVGSLCAQGNENFI
- the ICE1 gene encoding little elongation complex subunit 1 isoform X1 gives rise to the protein MMPGETHSKPTSIGSEAAGTCQNCTALQQNLNEYVAALIALKQKIIETDHLLREYQQKCDELLFSERENDTLRCQLEQMLQKISPQEQNQEELQSLRAELQEKKSSLKIYQQTQVEYIRVKEECAKRDLGRKKLEAKLKKMEEAAAKHNQDFKQLKMEKKGLERELKKTQEKLNGFPKVKRNKAMKNAQTQIANEETVNVDKRKIKLLLEELWGCVDCSTDKSQNDLKMLEDHLHRVTKVKASKLVRDEKSGRKGRKQKSSDEGKMPPSHSSPLALGPMLINPAPLPVIQAPCQPNRGKESKANKSFDEAVPDCNGDSAFYEDKTTDLFVPRDLIDSNSECSDIENNESDYFLEILDWAKPLPPLLSPVRYSPSITQEDLFGEYTDSSDEDRGSSTERHSPKILLNGTIESLQSDINRACAPEQTDSVSCLHTPDVFEKVTEIDNGSDCINVNIAVAVPPENVTSKTAACPASENLKQHSMATEMQQNRGAILDDPVALLHSEVMQSEDGACSSNNILTVCKDLNATSVSLCSMDVTSSPLLDTRDCNDDSLVLQSKYPANVSDISTDNCESNVTDRFDKPTLTEETCTKISCMTDAEPVLDESFKSLPSEERSIVSTNEFAVQEDVSEEMHVLVQYEDAACAGKDNLDFQDNLQTQLVDPVQSSDTSINHSGLTALESLLQESVESLQPNNISKADGLLEQEKLLAQQHEFIYENNSCVTKHDRRSQDNLPVLPIQSERLATCDETNLLSINVAIHEQLAQKNGNLENTAIKENRLPEHVHFEEFEKSVSVVWEEKQVMEEHLSDATVTPASKDIEETSEQLGTCSSLTFSDAHTVKHIDESMEWETTDTKDNLSKSGLQLLEQHKSTIPNKWGTSPVISNDAKQQTNINHDQTEKDSEAEKKFASTLILPTDQDYMTRPIISCNTRNINSDIIGHSERQLPLKQEIHSESQLRVLPKSLRVGEEDSLCSSVIGTDIFASLFEIHSGRENEKQDCGKETEKQVPELSNTDQNEETIESLDCSNPTSIDSISIEEQTADICTNLRHESHAEAEVEHLHETDNVVEDEQSDISSTDAAIPRSSRTVCNKLQISPVEGKMNESELLPIQSVTSNRNNTRDSQPVSSNFESMDGSLKNAAKDKSFIPLCDKQPQKNYLHREPKCTAESNILLPCAKGVSARFRETVGKGIYHDTCVSPVADRNSYFCKDSSQIAEDNPNTENEKYPREVADSKDTKADFINNDLREALTQLKVSCTGSNAEGSPDKILHLVPVSTDQFTLKSADKMVNPLKEDNLKVMPVLTQKELQNLEAETSKKGSDVRITEVFGEKHLNMGKSKVPVDSDESEDEFFLRKVNYAKISNSKCLSKSTASISDDCEIPLINTVNNNSTGHLEKERPPKMATFAEVSLDLKNQMPKIEDNQDNVSKSKNMQKDELKCSEFPSAKIQSDGEAQREPDCRLFTERCSPRIISLPEVTVSNCADAENNPVVKHHKTVSVTLVTDHIEEPTYGENTEQHPSDDREKKGCPLQESNGQQVVFSFSDHLQSEQSSSVTKAASSVAQESCRKSLPGKNLIWNFKMSDDFIDPREASVTSEPHKSLFGQCSVNLELNLKKIDGPNNLANAMPNTSAGRRENQPLHNVSRVRTNSQNSQMGQTVLANADTSTKTKYSPETINKVRSEMGPPLPPLLPPLLATPPRSLRPVSPFMSSSSRSSLPSPLDDLISPLRDTPVLPLMSPLSDHLRYKSPLFTTPSPTENTNRRILSSPLQFCAATPKHALPVPGRLPPSAVGSSTPHVQENSVKILDTMYPELSARARTLNILKGNIQLNRCLPGDGKSLPVPISQITGFKAITSTSTAFIKTGSNSNSKMNSSKDKLRDCQSLRPCSNFISENKRGMNSVPMPKSAKRLRMDSESPVTENIKDCFTTPVSRNLDVEIPDESCNTDCDSELPAHIAEGTDANEDAVKNALKKVEALCFDLLPVIRSHVHVGNIPQVPVMRDEEKQVIAEFSSVKKDLAEPFLHAILKKLKTEKGSLDSKYLQALCRVYVGMCRQLGDLERARLLCYNILKEDYPEPDKLLLFILNTWKDIFSMHGVISKAMQALLKHLAKGDVLTCLSAYLNWEKSPPVSVNIVLSSVLMAIQFCADMKFQPSEQFGEDLTDSIWEYVFAVDLLCCHHKWMWTHDNVISKELWPILDKWVKRKKGYVNIAFIPDMIVATVLRLVGRLCHMGLKEGFVTAVKNISSVIVAFIQHAKEEDMSWSVQLASVYMLCDLAPSDPAVIHETLQAWRRTATNRIPPAVTTGIAEVGSLCAQGNENFI
- the ICE1 gene encoding little elongation complex subunit 1 isoform X3, which produces MHGLNTSWWSEKLNGFPKVKRNKAMKNAQTQIANEETVNVDKRKIKLLLEELWGCVDCSTDKSQNDLKMLEDHLHRVTKVKASKLVRDEKSGRKGRKQKSSDEGKMPPSHSSPLALGPMLINPAPLPVIQAPCQPNRGKESKANKSFDEAVPDCNGDSAFYEDKTTDLFVPRDLIDSNSECSDIENNESDYFLEILDWAKPLPPLLSPVRYSPSITQEDLFGEYTDSSDEDRGSSTERHSPKILLNGTIESLQSDINRACAPEQTDSVSCLHTPDVFEKVTEIDNGSDCINVNIAVAVPPENVTSKTAACPASENLKQHSMATEMQQNRGAILDDPVALLHSEVMQSEDGACSSNNILTVCKDLNATSVSLCSMDVTSSPLLDTRDCNDDSLVLQSKYPANVSDISTDNCESNVTDRFDKPTLTEETCTKISCMTDAEPVLDESFKSLPSEERSIVSTNEFAVQEDVSEEMHVLVQYEDAACAGKDNLDFQDNLQTQLVDPVQSSDTSINHSGLTALESLLQESVESLQPNNISKADGLLEQEKLLAQQHEFIYENNSCVTKHDRRSQDNLPVLPIQSERLATCDETNLLSINVAIHEQLAQKNGNLENTAIKENRLPEHVHFEEFEKSVSVVWEEKQVMEEHLSDATVTPASKDIEETSEQLGTCSSLTFSDAHTVKHIDESMEWETTDTKDNLSKSGLQLLEQHKSTIPNKWGTSPVISNDAKQQTNINHDQTEKDSEAEKKFASTLILPTDQDYMTRPIISCNTRNINSDIIGHSERQLPLKQEIHSESQLRVLPKSLRVGEEDSLCSSVIGTDIFASLFEIHSGRENEKQDCGKETEKQVPELSNTDQNEETIESLDCSNPTSIDSISIEEQTADICTNLRHESHAEAEVEHLHETDNVVEDEQSDISSTDAAIPRSSRTVCNKLQISPVEGKMNESELLPIQSVTSNRNNTRDSQPVSSNFESMDGSLKNAAKDKSFIPLCDKQPQKNYLHREPKCTAESNILLPCAKGVSARFRETVGKGIYHDTCVSPVADRNSYFCKDSSQIAEDNPNTENEKYPREVADSKDTKADFINNDLREALTQLKVSCTGSNAEGSPDKILHLVPVSTDQFTLKSADKMVNPLKEDNLKVMPVLTQKELQNLEAETSKKGSDVRITEVFGEKHLNMGKSKVPVDSDESEDEFFLRKVNYAKISNSKCLSKSTASISDDCEIPLINTVNNNSTGHLEKERPPKMATFAEVSLDLKNQMPKIEDNQDNVSKSKNMQKDELKCSEFPSAKIQSDGEAQREPDCRLFTERCSPRIISLPEVTVSNCADAENNPVVKHHKTVSVTLVTDHIEEPTYGENTEQHPSDDREKKGCPLQESNGQQVVFSFSDHLQSEQSSSVTKAASSVAQESCRKSLPGKNLIWNFKMSDDFIDPREASVTSEPHKSLFGQCSVNLELNLKKIDGPNNLANAMPNTSAGRRENQPLHNVSRVRTNSQNSQMGQTVLANADTSTKTKYSPETINKVRSEMGPPLPPLLPPLLATPPRSLRPVSPFMSSSSRSSLPSPLDDLISPLRDTPVLPLMSPLSDHLRYKSPLFTTPSPTENTNRRILSSPLQFCAATPKHALPVPGRLPPSAVGSSTPHVQENSVKILDTMYPELSARARTLNILKGNIQLNRCLPGDGKSLPVPISQITGFKAITSTSTAFIKTGSNSNSKMNSSKDKLRDCQSLRPCSNFISENKRGMNSVPMPKSAKRLRMDSESPVTENIKDCFTTPVSRNLDVEIPDESCNTDCDSELPAHIAEGTDANEDAVKNALKKVEALCFDLLPVIRSHVHVGNIPQVPVMRDEEKQVIAEFSSVKKDLAEPFLHAILKKLKTEKGSLDSKYLQALCRVYVGMCRQLGDLERARLLCYNILKEDYPEPDKLLLFILNTWKDIFSMHGVISKAMQALLKHLAKGDVLTCLSAYLNWEKSPPVSVNIVLSSVLMAIQFCADMKFQPSEQFGEDLTDSIWEYVFAVDLLCCHHKWMWTHDNVISKELWPILDKWVKRKKGYVNIAFIPDMIVATVLRLVGRLCHMGLKEGFVTAVKNISSVIVAFIQHAKEEDMSWSVQLASVYMLCDLAPSDPAVIHETLQAWRRTATNRIPPAVTTGIAEVGSLCAQGNENFI